The nucleotide sequence ATCCGGACGAGGCCGACGCCGACATCGCCGTCACCGCCGACGTCCACCTCACCCTGCGCGGCCGGGCACTGCCCGCGGCCGACCGGCGGGTGCTGGAGGCCGTGGCCGGCCAGGCGCTGCTGGCCCTGCGCCAGCAGCGGACGGCGGCCGCGGCGGCGCGCGCCGAACGCAAGGCCGAGGCGACCGAGCTGCGCACGACCCTGCTGTCCGCGGTCGGGCACGACCTGCGGACGCCGCTGACGTCGATCAAGGCGTCCATCGGCAGCCTGCGTGCCGCGGATCTGGAGTTGTCCGAAGAGGACACCGCGGAGCTGATGGAGGCCATCGAGCTGTCCGCCGACCGGCTCGCCGGGCTGATCGACAACCTCCTCGACTCCTCGCGGCTGGCCACCGGGGCGGTCCGCCCGCACCTGCGCCCGGTGGGCTACGACGAGGTCGTCGCGCACGCGCTGTCCACTGTGGACGGTTCGGACGACGTCGTGGTCGCGGTCGACGACCAGCTCCCCTCGGTGCTGGCCGACCCCGGCCTGCTGGAACGGGTGGTGGCGAACGTGCTGGACAACGCGCTGCGCCACGGCGGCGCGCCGGTGTCGGCCCGGGCCAGCGCGCACTCCGGCCAGGTCGAGCTGCGGATCGTCGACCACGGCAAGGGGCTGCGCAAGGGCGCCGCGGACTCGGCGTTCGCCCCGTTCCAGCGGCTCGGCGGCGACCGGGACACGACACCGGGCGTCGGGCTCGGGCTGTCGGTGGCGAAGGGGTTCACCGAGGCGATGGGCGGCACGATCCGCGCCGAGGACACCCCGGGCGGCGGGCTCACGGTCGTGGTTTCGCTTCCCGCGTTCAGCGTGGAGTTCGAACAGGAGGGGGTGCGATGAGCGACCCGGGCGCCACCGTGCTGGTGGTCGACGACGAACCGCAGATCGTGCGGGCACTGCGGATCAACCTGACCGCCCGCGGCTACAAGGTGATCACCGCGCACGACGGCACGGCCGCGTTGAAAGCGGTGGCCGAGACCAAGCCCGACGTGGTGGTTCTGGACCTCGGCCTGCCCGACCTCGACGGCACCGAAGTGATCGCGGGCCTGCGCGGCTGGACGACGGTCCCGATCATCGTGCTCTCGGCGCGCGGCGACTCGGCCGACAAGGTCGAGGCCCTCGACGCGGGCGCCGACGACTACGTGACGAAGCCGTTCGGCATGGACGAGCTGCTGGCGCGGCTGCGCGCGGCGGTCCGCCGTTCGGCGGTGGCGGGCGCGGACGACGCGGACGCGGTGGTGGACACGGCGTCGTTCAGCGTGGACCTGGCGGCGAAGAAGGTCCGCCGCCACGACGGCGTGGAGGTGCACCTGACGAAGACGGAGTGGGGCGTGCTGGAGCTGCTGGTCCGCAACCGCGGCCGGCTGGTGGCGCAGAAGCAGCTCCTGCACGAGGTGTGGGGCCCGTCGTACGAGACGGAGTCGCACTACCTGCGGGTGTACCTGGCCCAGCTGCGGCGCAAGCTGGAACGGGAACCCTCCCGGCCCCGGCACCTGCTCACCGAACCGGGGATA is from Amycolatopsis mediterranei and encodes:
- a CDS encoding response regulator, with amino-acid sequence MSDPGATVLVVDDEPQIVRALRINLTARGYKVITAHDGTAALKAVAETKPDVVVLDLGLPDLDGTEVIAGLRGWTTVPIIVLSARGDSADKVEALDAGADDYVTKPFGMDELLARLRAAVRRSAVAGADDADAVVDTASFSVDLAAKKVRRHDGVEVHLTKTEWGVLELLVRNRGRLVAQKQLLHEVWGPSYETESHYLRVYLAQLRRKLEREPSRPRHLLTEPGIGYRFEV